The following proteins are encoded in a genomic region of Blastococcus colisei:
- a CDS encoding MarR family winged helix-turn-helix transcriptional regulator, producing MPRPDDALAHGVPRNVGAVPGASPRPAETWLRIVQVHDRITRRVDSALHRQHGLSLTAFEALRRLAESSGERASMGELAEALGLSRAGVTSTVNRLVAEGLVLRERGDGDRRLLHARLTPAGRQRVAQAAGTHDDLVAHLLAMLGDDAPVVTDALARVSSAARSRR from the coding sequence GTGCCCCGCCCGGACGACGCGCTCGCGCACGGCGTCCCCCGGAACGTCGGCGCCGTTCCGGGTGCGTCCCCCCGCCCGGCCGAGACCTGGCTGCGCATCGTCCAGGTGCACGACCGGATCACGCGCCGGGTCGACTCCGCACTGCACCGCCAGCACGGCCTCTCCCTCACCGCCTTCGAGGCGCTGCGCCGCCTGGCCGAGTCATCCGGTGAGCGGGCCAGCATGGGTGAGCTCGCCGAGGCCCTCGGACTGTCCCGCGCCGGGGTCACCAGCACGGTGAACCGGCTGGTCGCCGAAGGACTGGTCCTGCGCGAGCGCGGTGACGGTGACCGGAGGCTGCTGCACGCCCGGCTCACGCCGGCCGGCCGGCAGCGCGTCGCGCAGGCAGCCGGCACGCACGACGACCTCGTCGCGCACCTGCTCGCCATGCTCGGGGACGACGCCCCGGTGGTCACCGATGCGCTGGCCCGGGTGTCGTCGGCGGCCCGCTCCCGTCGCTGA